The Neisseria subflava genomic interval GCGCCGGTAGCGCCGGTAGCACCAGTAGCACCAGTTGCACCGGTAGCGCCAGTAGCGCCAGTAGCACCAGTTGCGCCAGTAGCGCCGGTATCACCTTTTTCGCCTTTGTCGCCGGTTGCGCCAGTAGCGCCGGCTACACCTTGGTCACCTTTGTCGCCTTTGTCACCTTTGTCGCCTTTGTCACCTTTGTCGCCTTTGTCGCCTTTGTCGCCTTTGTCGCCTTTGTCGCCTTTGTCGCCTTTGTCGCCTTTGTCGCCTTTGTCGCCTTTGTCGCCTTTGTCGCCTTTGTCGCCTTTAGCGCCGGCTGCGCCAGTGTCACCTTTTTCGCCAGCGGCGCCGGTATCACCTTTTTCGCCGGTTGCGCCAGTAGCGCCGGTGTCACCTTTTTCACCTTTTTCACCTTTTTCGCCGGTTGCGCCAGTAGCGCCGGTGTCACCTTTTTCGCCTTTAGCACCACCACCTACTACGCTCAGGGTGTATTCGTTAGTGCCGTTTGAGGTCATTGTCAAACCGTGACCAGCGATCAGTTTCAGAGGATTGTTTGTTGAATTTGGATTGTATTTGAATGTACCTTCAGCAGGTGAGCTACCGCTGCCATTGTGGCCTGAGAATACAAACGGATTCAGGTTTTCGATGCGGTTTGCTACGGCAAACAATTGAGAGCCGTTGATTGCATCGGTAGAAGTTGCATTGATACGACCTGCGGCAACGTTTTGGATTTGACGTTCGTTACCTGCAGAACCTACAGACAATACTGCACCGTTGCCCAAGCCGCTGGTTGCGCCTGCGAAGCCGCTGTAAGTGTAGCTGCCAACAGTAGCAGTGTTAGTAGGTACGAATGCGCTGGTTGTAGAGCCGTTACCCAGGGCTACGCTGTTTTCGATAGTAGATTTAGCTTCTGTACCCAAAGCCAGAGTGTTTTGGGCTGTTGCTTGAGCACCGTTACCCAGAGCAGTTGCAAACTTGCCGTTAGCTTGAGAGAGGCGACCCAATGCGATGGCTTGTTCTGAAGTGGCTTGGCTTTGTACGCCCAAAGCCACTGCGTATTTACCAGTTGCTTGAGCAGCAGGACCGAATGCAGAAGCAGAAATACCGTCGGCTACAGAACCGCGACCGATTGCTACGTCAGAACCTTGTTTGGCTTGAGCGTCGCCACCCAATGCTACCGCGCCGTTTGCCAGGGCTTGAGAACGTTGACCGATGGCAGTTGCTACGATACCGGTTGCTTGAGAGTCGGTACCAATCGCCATTGCAGAACCGGCATTATTTACTACGCCGTCGCCATCAGAACCAGTAGAAGTACCATTAGCTTTAGCGTTATAACCTACTGCAATGTCAGCAGTTTGAGAAGCACTTGATTTAAAACCTACTGCAATAGAGTTATTACCAACTGCTTGAGCAGCTTCAGCCGCAGTCATAGAACCACCGACCGCAACAGAGCTTACACCAGCAGCATTAGCTGATGTACCACCAGCAAAAGAGGCTGTACCGGTTGCTTTTGAGGCCGCTCCAACCGCAACTGCATTTGTACCTGTTGCGCTACCACCACCCAATTCTGCACCTGCTTGAGCAGCACTAGAAGCCATTAAGGCACCTGCCACTGCAACTACAGCAGCTACGGCTTTACGCTTGTCGGAAGCGGATTTTTTGCCGTGTGCATGGCTGATTTCAGAAACCGCAGTCCATGTCTGGGTCGAGTGGTTCCAAATAACTTTAAAGACTTTATTCATATCGATTTTCCTGTAAGGGGTTTGATTTCTTTTGGGACGTGTTGCTCGACCATAAACTGCTTGTCCATATATATGCCGCACTTCAGAGTCTCCCCTTTATGCGGTTTTACGTCGTAATCTCTCGTATGCAATTCCCGTGCCCAAAGTCTCCATTCGGCCGAATAACAGCTAAAAGCCTGTTTTATGGGATTTTATGCTGATACATTTTGGGAAGCTTGTGAAGTTTGGGAAACGATGTGCCGTTTTTTTGTCAGCTTGTTTCTTAACAAGTCACTTTTTGTTAGCTTCTTTCAATGCATTCGGAATCCTGACTCAAATTTTATATGCTTTTGGTTTCGTAAATTGACTCTTCCGATAAAGTGTTATTTTTTCGACTTCAACGGTCATGCCGGTTAGATTTACTTGTTGCTTTTTAAACGCTTTTATAACAATATGATTTCACTTAATATTTTTAAACAGAAATGATTATTAAATATTATACGAATAGGATATTTTAGTGATAGATTTGGATGTCGGCTTTTATTTAGATAATTAATGAATTTTGTATTGAAAGTTGATTTAAAACGTGTAAAAGCTTTGCATAGCCTGTTTTCAGACGGCCTTTAACGTTTTTTAACATATAAATGGTGAATAAATGATACGAATTTATGCGCTATTGAGCCGATAGATAAGATTAAAAAGGCAAGTGTAAAACTTGCCTTTACGTTTGGGATTTGTTTGTTTTCTATTGTAGAAACTGTGTTGTTTTCAGGCGGCCTTACCAACGGAATGTTTGGGTCACGCCTGCGGAAGCGCCGTTGTTGCCGGCATAGCCGTAGCCGCCGGTATGGCTGAAGGCGCAGGCGGTGAGTGTGGCGAGGGTTAGGATGAGGAGGATGTGTTTCATATTTTTTCTCTGAGTGGGTTAGTTTTAGGCTTGGGCGACGTTGTGTTGCCGTATTAATCCGACTGGCTGGGGCTTGGTTGTTTTATCCTGATTTACAGTTAGACCGCTAAATTGTTTGATGATTGAAGAAGGCCGTCTGAAAACGGGTTTCACGATATTGAAACTTTGTTTTCAGACGGCCTTTATTTTATATCAGCTTATTAGTGGCGGAAATGGCGAATGCCGGTTACCACCATAGCGATACCGTGTTCGTCCGCTGCGTCAAAGACTTCTTGGTCGCGCATGGAGCCTGCCGGATGGATGATGGCTTTGATGCCCTGTTCGGCGATGACGTCCACGCCGTCGCGGAATGGGAAGAAGGCATCGGAGGCGGCGCATGCGCCGTTTAAGTCTAAACCTGCGTCCTGCGCTTTTCGGGCGGCGATGCGGGTGCTGTCCACGCGGCTCATTTGGCCTGCGCCGATGCCGTAGGTTTGACCGCCTTTGCCGAACACGATGGCGTTGGATTTGACGTATTTGGCGACGTTCCAGACGAACAGCAAATCGTTCCATTCCTGCTCGGTCGGTTGGCGTTTGGAGACGACTTTCAAATCGGCGCGGATGATGCGGTGGATGTCGGGGGTTTGTACCAATAGTCCGCCGCCGACGCGTTTGAGTTCAAAGCGGTTGGCACCTGCTTCAAGCGGCACTTCCAATACGCGCACGTTTTTCTTGGCGGCGGCGATTTCGAGGGCTTCTGCGGTAAACTTCGGCGCCATCAGGACTTCCATAAATTGGTTGTCGGTAATTTGTTTGACGGTTTCGCCATCCACTTCGCGGTTGAAGGCGATGATGCCGCCGAATGCGCTGGTGGTGTCGGTAGCGTAGGCGAGTTTATAGGCATCCAAGGTATTGGAGGCGATGGCTACGCCGCACGGATTGGCGTGTTTCACGATCACGCAGGCCGGCGCGTCAAAGGATTTGACAGCTTCCCAAGCGGCATCGGCATCGGCGATGTTGTTGTACGACAATTCTTTGCCTTGCAGTTGTTGGTAGGCGGAAAGGCTGCCTGCTGCGGGGCAAATATCGCGGTAGAACGCGGCGCGTTGGTGCGGGTTTTCGCCGTAGCGCATGTCTTGCACTTTAATCCAGCTTTGGTTGAACTGGCTCGGGAATTCGCCGATTTGGGGCTGGCCGCTCAAGACGTCGTCTGAAAGCGAGGTCAGGTAGTTGGAAATCATGCCGTCGTATTGGGCGGTATGGCTGAATGCTTTGCGTGAGAGGTTGAAACGGGTTTTGTCGCTCAATGCGCCGCCGTTGGCTTCCATTTCGGCGGCGATGGCCGGGAAATCGGCGGTATCGGTAACGATGGCGACGTGTTTCCAGTTTTTCGCGGCAGAGCGCACCATGGTCGGGCCGCCGATGTCGATGTTTTCAATCGCGTCTTCCAGCGTGCAGTTTGGTTTGGCGATGGTGGCGGCGAAGGGGTAGAGGTTGACGCACACGAGGTCGATGTTGCCAATGCCGTGCTCTTCCATCTTGGCGACGTGTTCGCCCAAATCGCGCCGACCCAAAATACCGCCGTGGATTTTCGGGTGCAGCGTTTTCACGCGGCCGTCGAGCATTTCGGGGAAGCCGGTATAGTCGGCAACTTCGATAACGGGAACGCCTGCATCAGCCAAGAGCTTTGCTGTACCTCCGGTAGAGAGGATTTCAACACCGAGCTTGGTCAAGGTTTGGGCAAATTCGACTGCGCCTGTCTTGTCGGATAGGCTGATCAGGGCGCGTTTGATGGAAGACATTTGGATTTCCTTTGTTGAAGGTTTAATCAGTATGAGATGAATTTTCAGGGCGGTATTATCCCCCAGTTTCGCATTTTTGGCAGTAGGTTTTTGCAAATATTGTTAACAATTTTATTGTAAAAGGCCGTCTGAAACTTGGTTTCAGACGGCCTTTTGCTTTTGCCTATTTAAATCCCATTTTCTTTGCTACCCATACTGCGCCTACCATGCCTGTGCATAATGGCATGAGTAAGGCAACGGGGGCGTAGGTTAGCTCCAAAATAAAGGCTATGGCGGTCAGGGGCATTTTGAGGGAAACACCGAGGAAAACGGCGGCGCCGACAATGGCCGCGCTTTCAGAGGACATTTCAGGAAAAACACTGTTCCACGCGGCGGCAGCGGCAAAGGCGATGGTACTACCGAGCATCATGGACGGGGTAATCAGGCCGCCGTATGCGCCTGCCGCCAGCGCCATTAAGACAACCAGCCATTTGACGGCGGTCAGCTCAAGGCTGTGTTGCCAGTCGGTCAAGCCGCCAAAGGTCAGTTGGTTGCCTGCTTTGCCGTTGCCCAAAATTTCGGGAAACCAAATGGAAATTACGCCGATGAGTGCAAACATACAGACAGCCAAGGGAATGATTTTGACATTGTCGCGTTTAATGAGGGGAAACTTTTGGGCGGTACGCTGGAAAAAGACGGCGGTTGCGCCCAGTATCGGGCCGATGATGGCGGAAAACCAAAGTAATGAGGTGTTGATGGAAAGGTTGGTCGGATGATATTGCTGCACGTCGCCCAAACCGATGCGCGCGACGGCGGTGGCGATGACTGAAGTCAGCAATGCGGCGGCGACGGCTTGCTGCGTCCACAAGCCCAGCATGACTTCGAGGATGAAAAGTGTGGACGCGAGCGGTACGTTATACACAGCCGCCAAACCTGCACCCGAAGCGCAGGCAATAACCAGCCTTGCATCATCTTCGCTCAACCCGAAACGGTTGACACCGACTGAAGCAAAGGCGGCGGTCATTTCGCGCGGTGCAACTTCACGGCCGAGCGGCGAGCCAAGCCCGACGGTAATGATTTGCAACAGGGCATGGCTGACGGTTTCAAACAACGGAAAGCCGGCAAGCGGATTTTTAACCACGGCTTTAATGCTCGGTTGCGGCCTGCCGTAGCGTTTGAGCAAGCACCACCCCAAACCGACCACCACGCCGCAAAAGGTCATCACGCCGATACGCCGCGCAGGACTTGCCTGCGATACGCCCTCGCGGAATGAAACGTATAGGCCGTCTGAACCATAACCATAGGCAAGATGTTGAATCGTATGCATGATTTCAGTTAATACAATGCCGACCATGCCGCCGATAATGCCGGTAATGATGAGTGCGGCCCAAAGTTTATGCGTTTCTTTCACGGAATTTGACTTGAGGTAGTAATGGTTTGATAAAAGCGCTTTTTAAGAGAACTATTGTCCGCCTAAGGGATAATTTTTGGGGGCGACGTGGGTTTTGCCGTTATAAGGGAAAATATATTTTTGATTTTTATAATTTTTCTTTCCTGATACGCCGCTGAGTTTTGCAGTCAACGCCCATACGCCGGATACGGCAGGACGGCTTTTGTCAAAAGCGATTTTGGCTTCCAGACTGGTATATCTGTCTTTGCAGTTTCGTTTTTCACGCCCTTTATATTCATCGCAATTGCCGTAATATGCGCCGTTATCGTTACCGTTGATAATTAAGCTTTTACGGACACGGTTGCTATTATCGGTAAACAGGAAATTTTCTCCGGTTGTCGTTTCACCCTGACCTGTATAACCTGATTCGACAGTGTAGCCCCAGTTTTGCTCACCCATCTGGACAAACCGCCAATCCTTATTCTCCGGCACATCCCCCCATGCGCCAATTTCATCGCTTCCATGTTGTTTGATTGCCCACTTACCGTCTGCTTTCTCCAAAATAAACAATTCTGCCAGACCCGAAGAAGCATGCGCGTCCTGTTTTACTTTTTGTTGCATATCGTAGGCAAAACCTGTGTACAACACATAGCGCGTGACTTTGCCGTTGCGCGTTACGGTATGGTCGGCAACAGGTTTCATGCAATACATAATATTGTCAGATGCTGTCTCACTGTCTTTCGGCGGCTC includes:
- the purH gene encoding bifunctional phosphoribosylaminoimidazolecarboxamide formyltransferase/IMP cyclohydrolase; this translates as MSSIKRALISLSDKTGAVEFAQTLTKLGVEILSTGGTAKLLADAGVPVIEVADYTGFPEMLDGRVKTLHPKIHGGILGRRDLGEHVAKMEEHGIGNIDLVCVNLYPFAATIAKPNCTLEDAIENIDIGGPTMVRSAAKNWKHVAIVTDTADFPAIAAEMEANGGALSDKTRFNLSRKAFSHTAQYDGMISNYLTSLSDDVLSGQPQIGEFPSQFNQSWIKVQDMRYGENPHQRAAFYRDICPAAGSLSAYQQLQGKELSYNNIADADAAWEAVKSFDAPACVIVKHANPCGVAIASNTLDAYKLAYATDTTSAFGGIIAFNREVDGETVKQITDNQFMEVLMAPKFTAEALEIAAAKKNVRVLEVPLEAGANRFELKRVGGGLLVQTPDIHRIIRADLKVVSKRQPTEQEWNDLLFVWNVAKYVKSNAIVFGKGGQTYGIGAGQMSRVDSTRIAARKAQDAGLDLNGACAASDAFFPFRDGVDVIAEQGIKAIIHPAGSMRDQEVFDAADEHGIAMVVTGIRHFRH
- a CDS encoding chloride channel protein, whose amino-acid sequence is MVGIVLTEIMHTIQHLAYGYGSDGLYVSFREGVSQASPARRIGVMTFCGVVVGLGWCLLKRYGRPQPSIKAVVKNPLAGFPLFETVSHALLQIITVGLGSPLGREVAPREMTAAFASVGVNRFGLSEDDARLVIACASGAGLAAVYNVPLASTLFILEVMLGLWTQQAVAAALLTSVIATAVARIGLGDVQQYHPTNLSINTSLLWFSAIIGPILGATAVFFQRTAQKFPLIKRDNVKIIPLAVCMFALIGVISIWFPEILGNGKAGNQLTFGGLTDWQHSLELTAVKWLVVLMALAAGAYGGLITPSMMLGSTIAFAAAAAWNSVFPEMSSESAAIVGAAVFLGVSLKMPLTAIAFILELTYAPVALLMPLCTGMVGAVWVAKKMGFK